A stretch of the Bacillus sp. FJAT-18017 genome encodes the following:
- a CDS encoding FecCD family ABC transporter permease: MVLKNTILKWAGLFAAIISLLALMGASIVFGYTDTTIKMAIDTFTNFNGSNEHIIIESVRLPRALIAAAVGASLGIAGVLLQTLTKNPLASPDIFGVNAGAGMMVVIAVTILKVDSLQAFTWLSFLGAAVAAVGIYAVGSFGREGLTPMKLTLAGAALTAMFASFTQGLLVLNEAALEQVLFWLAGSVSGRDLENLTAVLPYLIVGWLGSLLIAGKMNVLAMGEDVAKGLGLNTAFVKIALGVLVILLAGGAVAVAGPIGFIGIVIPHITRSIVGIDHRWTIPYAALLGAMLLLAADIASRYLLMPQEVPVGVTTAIIGTPFFIYIARRGFNSR; the protein is encoded by the coding sequence ATGGTCCTCAAAAATACAATTTTAAAATGGGCTGGCCTGTTTGCCGCCATCATATCGCTCCTTGCTCTTATGGGAGCAAGCATCGTCTTTGGCTACACCGATACAACGATTAAGATGGCCATCGATACATTTACAAATTTTAATGGATCCAATGAACATATCATTATTGAATCAGTTCGCCTCCCGCGCGCGCTGATAGCAGCAGCAGTAGGGGCAAGCCTGGGGATTGCAGGTGTTCTTCTCCAGACGCTAACCAAAAACCCGCTGGCTTCACCTGATATCTTCGGGGTCAACGCCGGAGCGGGAATGATGGTCGTCATCGCTGTCACGATCCTAAAGGTCGATAGCCTCCAGGCATTCACCTGGCTAAGCTTCCTCGGCGCAGCAGTCGCCGCAGTCGGAATCTACGCCGTCGGCTCATTTGGCCGCGAAGGGCTGACTCCGATGAAGCTTACACTCGCAGGGGCAGCATTGACAGCGATGTTCGCAAGCTTCACCCAGGGCCTGCTCGTCCTGAATGAAGCTGCACTCGAGCAAGTCCTGTTTTGGTTGGCCGGTTCCGTATCAGGCCGTGACCTAGAAAACCTAACAGCCGTTCTGCCATATCTTATCGTCGGCTGGCTCGGCTCGCTTCTTATCGCCGGGAAGATGAACGTTCTAGCGATGGGGGAGGATGTCGCCAAAGGCCTCGGCCTCAACACCGCTTTTGTTAAAATTGCCCTTGGCGTCCTCGTTATTTTGCTTGCGGGCGGGGCAGTGGCTGTAGCGGGGCCAATAGGTTTCATCGGCATCGTAATCCCACATATAACAAGGAGCATCGTCGGAATCGACCATCGCTGGACAATTCCCTACGCAGCACTGCTCGGAGCTATGCTCCTGCTGGCCGCAGACATCGCCAGCCGCTACCTGCTCATGCCGCAGGAAGTCCCGGTCGGCGTCACAACTGCCATTATTGGCACCCCATTCTTCATCTACATCGCAAGAAGGGGGTTCAACAGCCGATGA
- a CDS encoding FecCD family ABC transporter permease, with product MKNIKTPLQKEANQFKNIRLFKGKISFLLDRRAMLIFTLLALAAAALFVTSTGLGEMKISPITVIATFFGGGTEMDRLIVTSFRLPRIIIALVVGMGLAVAGGILQGMIRNPLASPDILGITGGASVAVVGFLAIFSDENNALTVPIAWMPVAAFIGAALAAFLVYILAWKNGVSPIRLVLIGIGLMALMKALTTLMMILGPIFQASQANIWLTGTVYGSNWANVSIAVPATLILIALALIAARNLNIQELGDDVATGLGSRVQKQRLALLTIATGLIGTSVAFAGGIGFVGLMAPHMARRLVGSSFGALLPVSAVLGGILVMAADLIGRTMFSPLEVPAGVFTAAIGAPYFIYLLFKTRNQ from the coding sequence ATGAAAAACATAAAAACGCCTCTGCAAAAAGAGGCTAATCAGTTTAAAAACATTCGATTATTTAAAGGGAAAATTTCTTTCCTTCTCGATAGAAGAGCAATGCTAATCTTCACACTCTTGGCCCTGGCTGCAGCTGCATTATTTGTAACAAGCACCGGGTTAGGTGAAATGAAAATCAGCCCGATCACCGTCATCGCTACTTTCTTTGGTGGCGGAACGGAAATGGACCGGCTAATCGTCACATCATTCCGGCTCCCGCGCATCATTATCGCACTCGTGGTCGGAATGGGACTCGCTGTTGCGGGTGGCATTCTTCAGGGGATGATCCGTAATCCGCTTGCATCACCCGACATACTTGGCATCACCGGCGGAGCATCGGTTGCAGTCGTTGGATTTCTTGCCATCTTCAGCGATGAGAACAATGCTCTGACCGTACCAATAGCCTGGATGCCGGTTGCCGCTTTTATCGGAGCAGCACTTGCCGCCTTTCTGGTCTACATCTTAGCCTGGAAAAACGGTGTCTCGCCAATCCGGCTCGTCCTGATCGGCATCGGTTTGATGGCTCTTATGAAAGCACTGACGACATTAATGATGATTCTCGGACCGATTTTCCAAGCAAGTCAGGCAAACATCTGGCTGACCGGAACTGTCTACGGCTCGAACTGGGCCAACGTTTCGATCGCTGTCCCGGCAACACTGATTTTAATTGCTCTCGCTCTCATCGCCGCACGGAACCTTAATATTCAGGAACTCGGTGATGATGTTGCAACCGGGCTCGGATCAAGAGTCCAGAAACAGCGCCTTGCACTCCTCACAATTGCAACAGGCTTGATCGGCACATCAGTCGCATTTGCAGGCGGCATCGGCTTTGTTGGCCTGATGGCCCCACACATGGCAAGGAGGCTTGTCGGCTCATCATTCGGAGCATTGCTCCCGGTATCGGCAGTCCTCGGCGGAATCCTTGTAATGGCCGCTGACCTGATCGGCCGCACGATGTTCTCGCCGCTTGAGGTCCCGGCCGGTGTATTCACAGCTGCAATTGGCGCACCGTATTTTATATATTTATTGTTTAAAACTAGAAACCAATGA
- a CDS encoding ABC transporter ATP-binding protein has protein sequence MTHATAIETKDLTLSYGDALIINELNLTIPKGEITVFIGGNGCGKSTLLRSIARLMKPQSGSVLLEGKAISKLSTREVAKNMAILPQTPVAPEGLTVLQLVKQGRYPYQSWLKQWSEEDESKVNDALKATGLEDLKDRPVDSLSGGQRQRAWIAMTLAQDTDILLLDEPTTYLDMTHQIEILDLLWELNEREGRTIVMVLHDLNLACRYAHNIVAIKDKAIYAQGRPEVVINCSLVKNVFGMDCEVTIDPLFGTPLCIPYGKGRCILKNALAN, from the coding sequence TTGACGCACGCAACCGCGATTGAAACGAAAGACCTGACCCTGTCCTACGGAGATGCGCTTATCATAAACGAACTGAATCTCACCATCCCAAAAGGTGAAATCACCGTCTTCATCGGAGGGAACGGCTGCGGCAAATCGACGCTGCTTCGATCAATCGCGCGCCTCATGAAGCCGCAATCAGGCAGCGTTCTATTAGAGGGAAAAGCCATCTCAAAACTATCAACACGGGAAGTCGCCAAGAACATGGCCATCCTTCCCCAGACACCCGTTGCGCCTGAAGGACTGACTGTACTCCAGCTTGTCAAACAGGGACGCTACCCATACCAATCCTGGCTCAAGCAATGGTCAGAGGAAGATGAGAGTAAAGTTAATGACGCTTTGAAAGCAACGGGTCTCGAGGATCTTAAGGACCGTCCAGTCGATTCCCTGTCCGGCGGCCAGCGTCAGCGCGCCTGGATAGCAATGACACTCGCCCAGGATACCGATATCCTTTTGCTGGATGAGCCAACAACCTACCTTGATATGACACACCAGATCGAAATTCTCGATCTTCTCTGGGAACTAAACGAGCGTGAAGGACGCACAATCGTAATGGTCCTCCACGACCTGAATCTTGCCTGCCGATATGCACACAACATCGTCGCCATAAAGGATAAAGCAATCTATGCCCAAGGCCGTCCCGAAGTCGTCATCAACTGCTCCCTGGTCAAAAACGTCTTCGGCATGGACTGCGAAGTCACCATCGACCCGCTCTTCGGCACACCACTCTGCATCCCATACGGCAAAGGCCGCTGCATCCTAAAAAATGCCCTCGCCAACTAA
- a CDS encoding IucA/IucC family C-terminal-domain containing protein produces the protein MKLETRTLPLTIAEKTKLKAYRYTDMKKIGMIQASSLLDHDALEAFIESIMPTLQTDSAKVAASVFMKRYAYIGVLSLYSISALNKKLNIQADNVFFEAPTGTGSWLPKLFLEKAEAEKWDGGDRGQWRKQAIIELFAGHIFPLIDLLGKVTGVSKLILWENVAIYIMWLYESELAGQAQADDDFNFIFNEAEGAVFGKYRRNPLTKFFTEKTYQEDLDEMVRVRKTCCFSYLTGDKDKRCKTCPCRQLEMEGKCANGTDNICEAVRSIT, from the coding sequence ATGAAGCTTGAGACACGAACATTACCGCTGACTATCGCGGAGAAAACAAAACTGAAAGCCTACCGATACACCGATATGAAGAAAATCGGCATGATTCAGGCATCATCTCTGCTTGACCATGATGCGCTGGAGGCATTTATCGAATCAATTATGCCGACGCTTCAGACCGATTCGGCGAAAGTCGCTGCCTCGGTTTTCATGAAGCGTTATGCCTACATTGGAGTGCTGTCTCTGTACAGCATTTCCGCGTTGAACAAGAAACTTAACATCCAAGCCGACAACGTCTTCTTTGAAGCCCCGACTGGCACAGGAAGCTGGCTGCCGAAGTTGTTTCTAGAAAAGGCGGAAGCGGAAAAATGGGATGGAGGAGACCGCGGCCAATGGCGCAAACAAGCAATCATCGAGCTTTTCGCCGGCCACATCTTCCCGCTCATTGACCTGCTCGGCAAGGTCACCGGTGTTTCCAAGCTAATCCTTTGGGAAAATGTTGCTATCTACATCATGTGGCTGTACGAGTCCGAACTCGCAGGGCAAGCCCAGGCCGATGACGATTTCAATTTTATTTTTAACGAAGCAGAGGGAGCGGTCTTTGGCAAATACCGACGCAATCCACTCACAAAGTTCTTTACCGAAAAAACCTACCAGGAGGACCTGGACGAAATGGTCCGCGTCCGCAAAACCTGCTGCTTTTCATACTTAACAGGCGATAAAGATAAACGCTGTAAAACATGCCCATGCAGGCAGCTAGAAATGGAGGGCAAATGTGCCAATGGAACAGACAACATTTGTGAGGCAGTTCGAAGCATTACTTGA
- a CDS encoding DUF2573 family protein has protein sequence MEQTTFVRQFEALLEKYAELLVGQSDEETTEKVKMYALYTHIAKTMPPLAQHWNTLYPDAKDEMKALMLEIKKLNEQHRAK, from the coding sequence ATGGAACAGACAACATTTGTGAGGCAGTTCGAAGCATTACTTGAAAAATATGCCGAGCTTCTCGTCGGCCAATCTGACGAAGAGACAACCGAAAAAGTGAAAATGTACGCGCTGTACACCCACATTGCCAAGACCATGCCGCCGCTCGCCCAGCACTGGAACACTCTCTACCCAGACGCCAAGGACGAAATGAAAGCACTTATGCTCGAAATCAAAAAACTCAACGAACAACATCGCGCAAAATAG
- a CDS encoding alpha/beta fold hydrolase: MPVMSVNGNELFYEVFGPDDARETVVFLNGVMTTTSSWALYYPLFVKLGYRVVLHDFKGQMKSAKPPGPYSFREHAEEAAALLDELGVNGPVHLIGTSYGGEVALRFAIDYPDRAASLVVIDSTSELDETTKLFVEGWKQLALGPKGEAFFWGAAPSLYYNAFVERNKEFLAERARMMNDIDDEYFAGQVTLYETFLRDADFTNELGKVVCPTLVVVGENDILKPRWSSDILAKGIAGAEYLVIPECGHVAIFEKPDALKSALLGFVVKNSELGKE; encoded by the coding sequence ATGCCGGTTATGTCGGTCAATGGGAATGAGTTGTTTTATGAGGTATTTGGGCCTGACGATGCGCGCGAGACGGTGGTTTTTCTCAACGGGGTGATGACGACGACGAGTTCGTGGGCGCTGTATTATCCCCTGTTTGTGAAGCTTGGGTATCGGGTGGTGCTGCACGATTTCAAGGGACAGATGAAGTCGGCAAAGCCTCCTGGGCCGTATTCGTTCCGGGAGCATGCCGAGGAAGCGGCGGCTTTGCTGGATGAGCTTGGTGTTAATGGCCCGGTGCATTTAATTGGAACGTCGTATGGCGGCGAGGTTGCGCTTCGGTTTGCTATTGATTATCCGGATCGGGCGGCTTCGCTAGTGGTGATTGATTCGACGAGTGAGCTGGATGAGACGACGAAGCTGTTTGTTGAGGGTTGGAAGCAGCTCGCTCTTGGGCCTAAGGGTGAAGCGTTCTTTTGGGGCGCAGCTCCTTCGCTTTATTACAATGCGTTTGTTGAGCGCAATAAGGAGTTTTTGGCGGAGCGGGCCCGGATGATGAATGACATTGATGACGAGTATTTTGCGGGCCAGGTTACGCTGTATGAAACCTTCCTCCGCGATGCGGATTTTACGAATGAGCTTGGGAAGGTTGTGTGCCCGACGCTGGTTGTGGTCGGCGAGAATGATATTTTGAAACCGCGGTGGTCCTCGGACATTTTGGCTAAAGGGATTGCCGGGGCCGAGTATTTGGTGATTCCGGAGTGCGGCCATGTGGCGATTTTCGAGAAGCCTGATGCGCTGAAGTCAGCGTTGTTGGGGTTTGTGGTGAAGAATAGTGAGTTGGGGAAAGAGTAG
- the fabG gene encoding 3-oxoacyl-ACP reductase FabG, with amino-acid sequence MRLMDKVAIVTGGGRGIGEATAVRFASEGAKVVVADVTAEDIDRTVAMIVESGGMAVGMVVDVTDGGQVEKMVGDTAEQFGSVDIVVNNAGITADATLLKMEESQWERVIDVNLKGVFLVGQAAAKVMKEQQGGVILNASSVVGLYGNFGQTNYAATKWGVIGMTKTWAKELGRYGVRVNAVAPGFINTPMVAKMPEKVLDMMKGKSVLGIIGEPADIANAYLFLASDEARYVTGTVLSVDGGVVL; translated from the coding sequence ATGAGGTTGATGGATAAGGTTGCGATTGTGACTGGCGGTGGCCGGGGGATTGGCGAGGCGACGGCGGTGAGGTTTGCTTCTGAGGGCGCTAAGGTGGTTGTGGCGGATGTTACTGCTGAGGATATTGACCGGACTGTGGCGATGATTGTGGAATCTGGCGGCATGGCTGTTGGGATGGTTGTCGACGTGACGGATGGCGGTCAGGTGGAAAAGATGGTCGGTGACACTGCTGAGCAATTTGGAAGCGTTGACATTGTGGTGAATAACGCGGGGATTACGGCTGATGCGACGCTTCTGAAAATGGAGGAATCACAGTGGGAGCGCGTGATTGATGTAAATTTGAAGGGAGTTTTCCTGGTTGGCCAGGCTGCGGCGAAGGTGATGAAGGAGCAGCAGGGCGGCGTGATTTTGAATGCGTCTTCGGTTGTCGGCCTGTATGGGAACTTCGGGCAGACGAATTATGCTGCGACGAAGTGGGGCGTGATCGGGATGACGAAGACTTGGGCAAAAGAGCTTGGCCGGTACGGTGTGCGGGTCAACGCGGTTGCGCCTGGGTTCATCAACACGCCGATGGTGGCGAAAATGCCGGAGAAGGTGCTCGATATGATGAAGGGCAAGTCGGTGCTTGGAATTATTGGCGAGCCTGCGGATATTGCGAATGCGTATTTGTTCCTGGCGAGCGATGAGGCGCGGTATGTGACCGGGACTGTGCTGAGCGTGGATGGCGGGGTTGTGCTGTAA
- a CDS encoding DUF2975 domain-containing protein, whose amino-acid sequence MKRGSTLFLRLALFLIGTPVLACGSFGLYWLMRNPANPEYAHILYPIVIGMYVSAIPFFTALYQALKLLGFIDKNQAFSDLSVNALRKIKISAMVFSGVYVVILPFVFMVAELDDAPGLVIVGMVPVFAGLVIAVFAAVLQRLLKEAIDIKSENDLTV is encoded by the coding sequence ATGAAACGAGGCTCAACATTATTTTTAAGGCTGGCGCTTTTCCTTATCGGAACCCCAGTTCTTGCGTGTGGTTCATTCGGGTTGTATTGGTTAATGAGAAATCCGGCTAACCCGGAGTATGCCCATATTCTGTATCCGATTGTAATCGGCATGTATGTGTCGGCAATTCCATTTTTCACCGCGTTGTATCAGGCTTTAAAATTATTAGGCTTTATTGACAAAAACCAGGCATTCTCTGATTTGTCAGTAAACGCTTTGAGAAAAATTAAAATTTCGGCCATGGTCTTCAGCGGTGTCTATGTTGTTATTCTGCCATTTGTGTTTATGGTGGCTGAACTGGACGATGCCCCAGGCCTAGTCATTGTTGGGATGGTTCCGGTTTTCGCCGGGCTGGTCATAGCCGTGTTTGCCGCAGTTCTCCAGAGGCTTTTAAAAGAAGCAATTGATATCAAATCCGAAAATGATTTAACGGTCTAA
- a CDS encoding helix-turn-helix domain-containing protein produces MAIIINIDVMLAKRKMSVTELSEKVGITMANLSILKNGKAKAIRFSTLEAICKALDCQPGDILEYKDNED; encoded by the coding sequence ATGGCAATTATAATAAATATAGACGTAATGCTAGCAAAAAGGAAAATGAGCGTAACCGAGCTTTCCGAGAAGGTCGGAATCACCATGGCAAACCTCTCCATTTTAAAAAATGGCAAAGCCAAAGCCATCCGATTTTCCACCCTGGAGGCAATCTGCAAAGCACTCGATTGCCAGCCCGGAGACATTCTCGAATACAAAGATAACGAAGACTAA
- a CDS encoding DinB family protein — MYRTVGDFLAEWSRASSGTIQVLESLTDEKLNQAIVEGHSTLGWLGWHLATSVPFFAGQVGLNVAMPGDPGSVPSSASEIAAAYKNASEELVREAEANLTDESMVESVEALGQMMPRGAVLRMFVDHQTHHRGQMTVLLRQAGLKVPSVMGPTREDQLK; from the coding sequence ATGTACAGAACTGTCGGTGATTTTCTAGCGGAATGGTCGAGGGCATCAAGCGGAACAATTCAGGTGCTTGAGTCTTTGACGGATGAAAAATTGAATCAGGCGATTGTTGAAGGGCACAGCACACTTGGCTGGCTGGGCTGGCACCTGGCGACAAGCGTTCCATTTTTTGCGGGACAAGTTGGCCTGAATGTTGCTATGCCTGGGGATCCAGGTTCGGTTCCTTCCAGCGCAAGCGAGATCGCCGCTGCATATAAAAATGCGTCTGAGGAATTGGTTCGGGAAGCTGAAGCAAATCTGACTGATGAAAGCATGGTTGAAAGTGTGGAAGCTCTTGGCCAGATGATGCCACGAGGCGCTGTTTTGAGGATGTTTGTTGACCACCAGACTCATCATCGCGGACAAATGACGGTCTTGCTGCGCCAAGCAGGGTTGAAAGTACCGAGTGTTATGGGGCCGACTAGGGAAGATCAACTGAAATAA
- a CDS encoding 3-oxoacyl-ACP synthase → MTETHVGIVGTGIYIPQPRMTAKQVAEATNGIWTEEAIINKLGLKEKPIPGENDGTQEMGVRAGLDAIKNTGIDPKEIDLVISIGEEWKEYPLTTSAIYIQEKIGATNAWGIDLQQRCCTTVSAMKIAKDMMMSDPDLNTVMIVGGYRNGDFVDYTDKAMSMMYNLAAGGGAIILKKNLGRNILLGSHIMTDGSMARDAGVEFGGTEKPITHENYNEAYKSLRLFDEKHMKDRLNEVSMSNWFHCIDRAFEKSGVTKEELGYLAVLHFKYSMHKFMLETLGLTEEQSIYLSDYGHLGQVDQILSLHLSLEQGKVQDGTVISMISAGIGYAWAANVIKWGPIGHGDNHIE, encoded by the coding sequence GTGACTGAAACCCACGTTGGAATAGTAGGAACCGGGATTTATATCCCACAACCAAGAATGACTGCGAAGCAAGTTGCTGAAGCAACAAACGGGATCTGGACGGAAGAAGCCATCATCAACAAGCTCGGCCTCAAGGAAAAACCAATCCCTGGAGAAAACGACGGAACTCAGGAAATGGGCGTCCGCGCCGGCCTCGATGCCATCAAAAACACCGGAATCGACCCGAAGGAAATTGACCTGGTCATCTCAATCGGCGAGGAGTGGAAGGAGTACCCGCTGACCACCTCCGCCATCTACATTCAGGAAAAAATCGGCGCGACAAACGCGTGGGGCATCGACCTACAGCAGCGCTGCTGTACAACCGTTTCGGCTATGAAAATTGCTAAAGACATGATGATGTCAGACCCCGATCTAAACACCGTTATGATCGTCGGCGGCTATCGTAATGGTGATTTCGTCGACTACACCGATAAGGCGATGTCGATGATGTATAACCTGGCAGCAGGAGGCGGGGCGATTATTTTAAAAAAGAACCTTGGCCGCAATATCCTGCTTGGCTCACACATCATGACCGACGGCTCAATGGCGCGCGATGCTGGCGTCGAATTCGGCGGCACCGAAAAGCCAATCACGCATGAAAATTACAATGAGGCCTATAAATCTCTAAGGCTATTTGACGAAAAGCACATGAAGGACCGCCTGAACGAAGTCTCTATGTCAAACTGGTTCCACTGCATTGACCGAGCTTTCGAGAAATCCGGCGTTACCAAAGAAGAACTCGGTTACCTGGCAGTTCTGCACTTTAAATACTCGATGCACAAGTTCATGCTTGAAACACTTGGCTTGACTGAAGAGCAATCAATCTATTTAAGCGACTACGGCCATTTGGGGCAAGTCGATCAGATTCTTTCCCTGCATCTCTCATTGGAGCAAGGCAAGGTCCAGGATGGAACCGTCATTTCAATGATCTCTGCCGGAATTGGCTACGCCTGGGCAGCAAACGTCATCAAATGGGGGCCGATCGGACATGGCGACAATCACATCGAATAA
- a CDS encoding acetyl-CoA hydrolase/transferase family protein, with translation MATITSNKYNDLYSAKKISVEKALSFVKTGDHIVSGLAAAEPRSFLSKLHTLPEHIEDIHVSTCLPILEYPYFSDTDYKERFLMEGWFYMPAVRKMHEAGTVSYIPNHLHFAGNRRHQHRHVNIFAGVASPIDEHGYLSLSLSATYEKELAEVADLVILEVNPNMPRTFGDTTIHISEIDYLIEANYEVPLFPSPEPNEKDRIIGRQIADLIEDGSTIQLGIGGIPNAVAYELQTKKDLGIHTEMFTDGMVDLFNAGAITGKKKTLHPGKMVATFALGTKKLYDFINNNPGVLILNGSYVNDPYIIGQNHKMISINTTLEIDVTGQCCSESIGHRQFSGTGGQADTAIGAQLSPGGKSFIALYSTANVRVPGSDERKTISKIVPRLTQGAVVSLSRNDVDYVVTEYGVAHLTGTSIRERVDMLISIAHPDFRDQLREEARDLMLW, from the coding sequence ATGGCGACAATCACATCGAATAAATACAACGACCTGTATTCGGCAAAAAAAATATCCGTTGAAAAAGCGCTAAGCTTCGTGAAAACCGGTGACCACATCGTCTCCGGACTGGCTGCTGCCGAACCGCGTAGCTTCCTGTCCAAGCTGCACACGCTTCCGGAGCATATCGAAGACATTCATGTTTCAACCTGTCTGCCAATCCTTGAGTATCCTTATTTCAGCGATACCGACTACAAGGAACGCTTCCTGATGGAAGGCTGGTTCTACATGCCGGCCGTCCGGAAAATGCACGAGGCCGGGACTGTTTCATACATTCCCAACCACTTGCATTTTGCTGGAAACAGGCGCCATCAACACCGTCATGTCAACATTTTCGCAGGTGTGGCTTCACCGATAGATGAGCATGGCTACCTGTCGCTAAGTTTAAGCGCCACCTATGAAAAAGAACTCGCTGAAGTCGCCGACCTTGTGATTCTTGAAGTGAACCCGAATATGCCGCGTACATTCGGAGACACAACAATTCATATCTCGGAAATCGACTATTTAATTGAAGCAAACTACGAGGTTCCGCTGTTTCCATCACCGGAACCGAACGAGAAGGACCGGATTATCGGCAGGCAAATCGCCGACTTGATTGAGGACGGCTCAACAATTCAGCTTGGTATCGGCGGCATTCCGAACGCAGTTGCCTACGAGCTGCAGACCAAGAAGGACCTTGGCATCCATACCGAAATGTTCACAGACGGCATGGTCGACCTTTTTAATGCAGGTGCTATTACTGGGAAAAAGAAAACCCTTCACCCTGGAAAAATGGTCGCCACCTTCGCACTCGGCACCAAAAAGCTGTACGACTTTATCAATAACAACCCAGGTGTGCTGATCCTGAACGGCAGTTACGTCAACGACCCGTACATAATCGGCCAGAACCATAAGATGATTTCAATCAACACAACACTCGAAATCGACGTGACTGGCCAATGCTGTTCCGAGTCAATCGGCCACCGCCAATTCAGCGGTACAGGCGGCCAGGCGGACACCGCAATCGGCGCCCAGCTGTCACCAGGCGGAAAATCATTCATCGCCCTCTACTCGACAGCCAACGTGCGCGTCCCAGGCAGCGATGAACGCAAGACCATATCAAAAATCGTCCCAAGACTAACCCAGGGAGCAGTCGTCTCGCTATCCCGGAACGACGTCGACTACGTCGTCACTGAATACGGAGTCGCCCACCTGACCGGCACATCCATACGCGAGCGCGTCGACATGCTCATCTCAATCGCTCACCCAGACTTCCGGGATCAGCTGAGGGAAGAAGCCCGCGACCTTATGCTCTGGTAA
- a CDS encoding MaoC family dehydratase yields the protein MVSKLLREEEAIYMTIKIGDKASMAKTVTESDVYLFAGITGDLNPAHVNEQYAQGTPFKTRIAHGMLSGGFISAVLAMKLPGPGTIYLSQEMKFTKPVFIGDTVTAEVEAIEFIDKGKFKILELSTTCYNQDGAVVLEGRAKVIPPKAQ from the coding sequence ATGGTGAGCAAACTTTTAAGAGAAGAGGAGGCAATCTATATGACAATCAAAATTGGCGACAAAGCTTCAATGGCTAAAACAGTAACAGAAAGCGACGTCTACTTGTTCGCTGGAATCACCGGCGACCTGAACCCGGCCCATGTGAACGAACAATACGCACAGGGCACGCCGTTCAAAACAAGGATTGCCCACGGAATGCTGAGCGGCGGCTTCATTTCCGCAGTGCTGGCAATGAAACTGCCAGGACCGGGCACCATCTACCTGAGCCAGGAAATGAAATTCACAAAACCTGTATTCATCGGAGATACCGTCACAGCCGAGGTCGAGGCAATCGAGTTCATCGACAAAGGCAAATTCAAAATCCTCGAGCTCAGCACCACCTGCTACAACCAGGACGGAGCCGTCGTCCTAGAAGGCAGGGCAAAGGTTATCCCGCCGAAAGCTCAGTAG
- a CDS encoding DUF6232 family protein, with amino-acid sequence MKEQIYLETKNIVISNQLIKTKDKLFPLQHVSSVSIGLTENKSAGIFLKIAVVFLFAWSLNQKSIIAVSVASIAVLFAIINWLSVENDRKEALHITLITGEKQYIFEDIDQAFDAVSRALANKGAAD; translated from the coding sequence ATGAAGGAGCAAATTTACCTTGAGACCAAAAATATCGTCATCAGCAACCAACTTATTAAAACAAAAGACAAATTGTTTCCACTTCAGCATGTAAGCTCCGTTTCAATCGGATTAACAGAAAACAAATCAGCAGGTATTTTCCTGAAAATAGCAGTCGTGTTCTTATTCGCATGGAGTCTCAATCAAAAGTCTATTATTGCGGTTTCCGTGGCATCCATAGCTGTACTTTTTGCAATTATTAATTGGCTGAGTGTAGAAAATGATCGGAAAGAAGCACTTCATATTACTCTTATAACCGGAGAAAAACAATATATATTCGAAGATATCGATCAGGCATTTGATGCCGTCAGCAGGGCGCTTGCAAATAAAGGAGCGGCTGATTAA
- a CDS encoding spore coat protein, translating into MNNSISNPATKVEKNPSMNDRDFINDLLSTEKYLKDGYNVFLNEASHSGLYNDVLEIFNETQDCQRHLYNVMFQEGWYKVEPAQNQALQQKAQQFEGYRNQLPHHNGGQMQ; encoded by the coding sequence ATGAACAATTCGATTTCGAATCCGGCGACAAAGGTTGAGAAGAATCCATCGATGAATGACCGGGATTTTATCAATGATTTGCTGTCTACGGAGAAGTATTTGAAAGATGGGTATAATGTGTTTCTGAATGAAGCTTCACACAGCGGGCTTTACAACGATGTGCTCGAGATTTTCAACGAGACCCAGGATTGCCAGCGCCACTTGTACAATGTGATGTTCCAGGAAGGCTGGTACAAGGTCGAGCCTGCGCAGAATCAGGCGCTTCAGCAAAAGGCCCAGCAATTTGAGGGGTATCGGAATCAGTTGCCGCATCATAATGGCGGGCAGATGCAGTAA